In Mercurialis annua linkage group LG5, ddMerAnnu1.2, whole genome shotgun sequence, a single genomic region encodes these proteins:
- the LOC126681790 gene encoding uncharacterized protein LOC126681790 yields MCLCLYFTCYKLRYYMLPVVVYVLSHTDIIKYILSKPYLRNHIGKWAIAMSEFTLVYVPQRAVKGQVLADFLVDHPIITLREETISCCDIFECTKNQAEYKALIFGLEILAALGAKSINVRRDSLLVIKQVIWEFKCESELLVRYCNKVKHLIEGFQDTRIEYTERADNIVANDLAQHGSGYKMNHQFDAIERETPNLHTGGITIDERKFSVYLIDVTQDWRTEMLKWFEIPDHTNRRLRTLAQNYVVLAGELYKKGIEGLLFRCIGPKEAMLAMAEVHEGIAGAHQAGPRMKWLIHKYGFYLPKIEQDCIRYAKGCEACQKCGPIQHVPAEELHSIIKPWPFRGWAVDLIGKIYLGSTDGHTFVIIATCYLTKWVEAKPLKSPTQEAVIKFFKEYTVHRHGLPESITTDQGMMFTGGDIGWWASQMKIKMLHSTPYYAQANRQAKVTNKTIKLIIQKMIGENPRQWHALLSEAVWANRTSQKSAT; encoded by the exons ATGTGCCTGTGTTTGTACTTCACTTGCTACAAATTACGATATTACATGTTGCCGGTAGTGGTGTACGTACTATCCCATaccgatatcattaagtatattCTATCGAAACCATACTTAAGAAATCACATTGGGAAGTGGGCGATCGCCATGTCCGAATTCACATTAGTTTACGTTCCCCAGagagcagtaaaaggacaagtTTTGGCCGATTTCCTCGTCGATCATCCTATAATTACCCTTAGGGAGGAAACAATTAGCTGCTGCGACATA TTTGAGTGTACTAAAAATCAAGCAGAATACAAAGCCCTGATATTCGGCCTCGAAATTTTGGCCGCGCTGGGGGCAAAGTCAATCAACGTTAGACGCGATTCATTGTTGGTCATCAAACAAGTGATATGGGAATTCAAGTGCGAGTCTGAACTATTGGTGAGGTATTGCAACAAGGTGAAGCACCTGATCGAAGGCTTTCAGGATACAAGGATAGAATATACCGAGAGGGCCGATAATATTGTCGCGAATGATCTGGCTCAACACGGCAGCGGATACAAGATGAATCACCAGTTCGACGCAATTGAAAGAGAAACGCCGAATCTCCATACTGGGGGCATCACCATCGATGAAAGGAAATTTTCGGTCTACCTAATCGATgtcacccaagattggaggACTGAAATGTTGAAGTGGTTCGAGATTCCAGACCATACGAATAGGAGGTTGAGGACCTTGGCCCAAAACTACGTCGTCCTAGCGGGCGAGCTATACAAAAAGGGTATTGAAGGGCTACTCTTCAGATGCATCGGCCCAAAGGAAGCAATGCTAGCAATGGCCGAAGTACATGAAGGGATAGCTGGTGCTCACCAGGCAGGCCCCAGGATGAAATGGTTgatccataaatacggcttCTATTTGCCGAAAATAGAACAAGACTGCATAAGATATGCTAAGGGGTGCGAAGCCTGTCAGAAATGCGGTCCGATACAGCACGTCCCGGCCGAAGAACTCCACTCCATCATTAAACCGTGGCCATTTAGGGGATGGGCGGTCGACCTCATAGGAAAGATATATCTTGGCTCGACAGATGGCCATACTTTCGTCATTATTGCCACTTGCTACTTAACCAAATGGGTCGAAGCAAAGCCCCTAAAATCACCCACGCAAGAAGCTGTGATTAAGTTTTTTAAAGAATACACCGTTCATCGACATGGGTTGCCTGAATCAATAACCACAGATCAAGGGATGATGTTCACAGGAGGCGATATAGGTTGGTGGGCTTCTCAGATGAAGATTAAAATGCTTCACTCAACACCATATTATGCGCAAGCCAACAGACAGGCCAAAGTGACGAACAAAACTATTAAACTTATCATTCAGAAGATGATTGGAGAAAACCCAAGACAATGGCACGCTTTGTTGTCAGAAGCAGTTTGGGCGAATAGGACCAGCCAAAAGTCGGCCACATGA